One window from the genome of Streptomyces cadmiisoli encodes:
- a CDS encoding FKBP-type peptidyl-prolyl cis-trans isomerase: MRRRSLLIAVPAGLVTLAACGDDGSASSEATTSPSPSAPETSGAPAPKIVDGPLPAITAGTKFDEKPTVAKGTGEPSKDLAVKTVIAGGGQTVAENDYIQANYLGQIWSTAKVFDNSYDRGTPLVIQLAPGSIIDGWRYALSGKKAGSRVQMAVPPTWGYGEQGNAQAGIKGTDTLVFVVDIQASFNSRSSAKGTQVDQADADLPQVGTNTDGKAPAIEVPKADPPTKLVAEYVLEGDGAEVAAEDSLLVQYRGVLWDTGKEFDSTYSRNALASFSLQQVVKGWAQGLTGKKVGSRVLIVIPPDLGYGDNPPSGSGIKKDSTLVFSVDILAKM; the protein is encoded by the coding sequence GTGCGCCGACGCTCCCTGCTCATCGCCGTCCCCGCTGGACTGGTCACGCTCGCCGCATGCGGCGACGACGGGTCCGCCTCGAGCGAGGCCACCACCAGTCCGTCGCCCTCGGCTCCCGAGACGTCGGGCGCGCCCGCGCCGAAGATCGTCGACGGACCGCTGCCGGCCATCACCGCGGGGACGAAGTTCGACGAGAAGCCCACCGTGGCCAAGGGCACCGGCGAGCCGTCGAAGGACCTCGCGGTGAAGACGGTCATCGCGGGCGGCGGCCAGACCGTCGCGGAGAACGACTACATCCAGGCGAACTACCTGGGCCAGATCTGGTCCACCGCCAAGGTGTTCGACAACTCCTACGACCGCGGCACGCCGCTGGTCATCCAGCTCGCCCCGGGCAGCATCATCGACGGCTGGCGCTACGCGCTGAGCGGCAAGAAGGCCGGCAGCCGCGTCCAGATGGCCGTCCCGCCCACCTGGGGCTACGGCGAGCAGGGCAACGCGCAGGCGGGCATCAAGGGCACCGACACGCTGGTCTTCGTGGTCGACATCCAGGCCAGCTTCAATTCGCGCAGCTCCGCCAAGGGCACGCAGGTCGATCAGGCCGACGCCGACCTGCCGCAGGTGGGCACCAACACCGACGGCAAGGCGCCGGCCATCGAGGTCCCCAAGGCCGACCCGCCGACCAAGCTCGTGGCCGAGTACGTCCTGGAGGGTGACGGAGCGGAGGTCGCCGCCGAGGACAGCCTGCTCGTGCAGTACCGCGGCGTGCTCTGGGACACGGGCAAGGAGTTCGACTCGACGTATTCCCGCAACGCGCTGGCCTCGTTCTCGCTCCAGCAGGTCGTCAAGGGCTGGGCCCAGGGCCTGACCGGCAAGAAGGTCGGCAGCCGGGTCCTGATCGTCATCCCGCCGGACCTGGGCTACGGCGACAACCCGCCCAGCGGCAGCGGCATCAAG